The following coding sequences are from one Salvia hispanica cultivar TCC Black 2014 chromosome 3, UniMelb_Shisp_WGS_1.0, whole genome shotgun sequence window:
- the LOC125213379 gene encoding stellacyanin produces the protein MASPKLNLFCTLIVLFLSIQSKVVLCSIYQVGGLAAWGIPSSSNPKVYINWATKYHGLKIGDSIFFLYPPSQDSVIQVTKASYDSCNLKDPILFMNNGNSLFNITRAGNFYFTSGADGHCAKSQKLHIFVSGNGSFVEDDEPASGPAASAPTYPTVFGAIPVQGSSAAAPLLQIPALMMAAAIALVM, from the exons ATGGCCTctccaaaattaaatcttttttgCACCCTCATTGTTCTCTTCCTCTCAATCCAATCCAAAGTAGTATTGTGCAGCATTTACCAAGTTGGAGGCTTAGCTGCTTGGGGCATTCCCTCTTCCTCCAATCCCAAAGTCTACATCAACTGGGCCACCAAGTACCATGGACTCAAGATTGGAGACTCCATAT TTTTCTTGTACCCACCAAGCCAAGATTCGGTGATCCAAGTGACAAAGGCATCATACGATAGCTGCAACCTCAAAGATCCGATCTTGTTCATGAACAATGGCAATTCCCTTTTCAATATTACCAGAGCCGGAAATTTCTACTTCACAAGCGGCGCCGATGGGCACTGTGCTAAATCACAGAAGCTTCACATTTTTGTGTCTGGAAATGGATCCTTTGTTGAGGACGATGAGCCGGCTTCCGGTCCGGCCGCTTCGGCGCCAACCTATCCAACGGTTTTCGGCGCCATTCCGGTCCAGGGCTCTTCGGCCGCCGCGCCGTTGCTTCAGATTCCGGCTTTGATGATGGCTGCTGCGATTGCGCTTGTTATGTAG